The Couchioplanes caeruleus sequence TCTACGGCCGACTTTCCCACGTCGTTCGACTAACCAGCAACTTTGTAACTCCTCGCCTGCGTGTCAGCACAGACATGCGGGTCTCACAACCCCGCACACGCAACCCCTGACAGGTATCACACGCGCACGGTTTAGGCTCCATCCGCTTTCGCTCGCCACTACTCACGGAATCACTGTTGTTTTCTCTTCCTACGGGTACTGAGATGTTTCACTTCCCCGCGTTCCCCCCAACTAGCCTATGAATTCAGCTAGCGGTAACACGACATGACTCGTGCTAGGTTTCCCCATTCGGACACCCTGGGATCACAGCTAGGTTGACAGCTCCCCCAGGCCTATCGCGGCCTCCCACGTCCTTCATCGGCTCCTGGTGCCAAGGCATCCACCGTTCGCCCTTGACAACTTAACCACAGAAAACAAGATGCTCGCGTCCACTGTGCAATTCTCAACCAACAACCAACCCACAACCCACACGACCACCCACCAAACCCCGATCACGGCACCAGCCGACATATTTCGAGCGGTATGAGCAGCCAGGTCATGCCTGGCGAAGTCCGAAACAACAACCCACGGTCCACGACCGCCACGGTTGTTCTTTCAGGACCCAACAGGGTGCTAATCATGTTCCGCCAGCCGCATCACCGTGTCGTTCCCACCCCGCAAAACGAGGCTGTACTAGATCGTGGTGACCGTTGCCGACAAACACTGGCCAGTGTCTCCGCCTGTGAGCACCCCACCACCACATCCGGGCAGTGCGGGCTACTGGACCACTTTCGCGGTCTAGTTGCTCCTTAGAAAGGAGGTGATCCAGCCGCACCTTCCGGTACGGCTACCTTGTTACGACTTCGTCCCAATCGCCAGCCCCACCTTCGACGGCTCCCTCCCACAAGGGGTTAGGCCACCGGCTTCGGGTGTTGCCGACTTTCGTGACGTGACGGGCGGTGTGTACAAGGCCCGGGAACGTATTCACCGCAGCGTTGCTGATCTGCGATTACTAGCGACTCCGACTTCACGGGGTCGAGTTGCAGACCCCGATCCGAACTGAGACCGGCTTTTTGGGATTCGCTCCACCTCACGGTATCGCAACCCTTTGTACCGGCCATTGTAGCATGCGTGAAGCCCTGGACATAAGGGGCATGATGACTTGACGTCATCCCCACCTTCCTCCGAGTTGACCCCGGCAGTCTTCGATGAGTCCCCGCCATAACGCGCTGGCAACATCGAACGAGGGTTGCGCTCGTTGCGGGACTTAACCCAACATCTCACGACACGAGCTGACGACAGCCATGCACCACCTGTCACCCGCCCCGAAGGACCCCGCATCTCTGCGAGTTTTCGAGTGATGTCAAACCCAGGTAAGGTTCTTCGCGTTGCATCGAATTAATCCGCATGCTCCGCCGCTTGTGCGGGCCCCCGTCAATTCCTTTGAGTTTTAGCCTTGCGGCCGTACTCCCCAGGCGGGGCGCTTAATGCGTTAGCTGCGGCACAGAGAACCGGAGAGGTCCCCCACACCTAGCGCCCAACGTTTACAGCGTGGACTACCAGGGTATCTAATCCTGTTCGCTCCCCACGCTTTCGCTCCTCAGCGTCAGTATCGGCCCAGAGACCCGCCTTCGCCACCGGTGTTCCTCCTGATATCTGCGCATTTCACCGCTACACCAGGAATTCCAGTCTCCCCTACCGAACTCTAGCCTGCCCGTATCGGCTGCAGGCCCGCGGTTGAGCCGCGGGTTTTCACAGTCGACGCGACAAGCCGCCTACGAGCTCTTTACGCCCAATAAATCCGGACAACGCTCGCGCCCTACGTCTTACCGCGGCTGCTGGCACGTAGTTGGCCGGCGCTTCTTCTGCAGGTACCGTCACTTACGCTTCGTCCCTGCTGAAAGAGGTTTACAACCCGAAGGCCGTCATCCCTCACGCGGCGTCGCTGCATCAGGCTTCCGCCCATTGTGCAATATTCCCCACTGCTGCCTCCCGTAGGAGTCTGGGCCGTGTCTCAGTCCCAGTGTGGCCGGTCGCCCTCTCAGGCCGGCTACCCGTCGTCGCCTTGGTAGGCCATCACCCCACCAACAAGCTGATAGGCCGCGAGCCCATCCCAGACCGAAAAAACTTTCCACACGCACCCCATGCGAAGGCGTGTCGTATCCGGTATTAGCCCCCGTTTCCGAGGGTTATCCCAAAGTCCAGGGCAGGTTGCTCACGTGTTACTCACCCGTTCGCCGCTCGAGTACCCCCGAAAGGGCCTTTCCGCTCGACTTGCATGTGTTAAGCACGCCGCCAGCGTTCGTCCTGAGCCAGGATCAAACTCTCCAACAAAAACCTTGTTGTGAATCCATCCCGGCAACATGTAATGCTGCCAAAGGAATCCCACCAGACAATCAAAACGCCTGGCCGGGTAAATCATTCTTGGCACTGGCTTATCAAGCACCCTGTTGAGTTCTCAAAGAACAACCACACACCGAGAAACTTGCCGCCTTGCTTGGCGACCCGCCCTCGGGGCACTCGTTCAACTTTACTAGGTCCTTCAGGCCCTGTCAACCGGTATTCCCCGGTTCGTGCCGTTCGTTCCTAGCGCACCCTTCGTCCCGGGCTCGGGGCGACTCTGCGCAAGGCAGCACCGCTACGATCCCGAAGTTCGAAGGATTTGGCAGGACGGCCGGTAGCCGATCTCCCTGATCTCTCAGGTCGTTCCGCTTGCCTCGCCCGTTTCCCTGCCGGCTCGCAAAACATTACCCGGTCGTTCCCGCAGCGCCAAATCGGCCCCCCGTGTCGCCGAACACACGGCGCTGACCTGGGCAGACGGTGGTCAGGGGGTGGCGATCGACAGGACGCCGTCCCTGATGCGCGTACGAAGCGTGGGCTGATCCCCTGCCGCCGGCCCGTGCTGGACCACTCCGTCGGTGAGCCGGAAGGTGCTTCCGTGCCAGGGACAGACGACGCAGGCGTCCGCACCCGAGCCCTCGATCTCACCCTCGCCCAGGGGGCCGCCCTGATGCCCGCACTGCTCGACCATGGCCGTCACGTCGTCGCCGACCCGGTACAGCAGGACCCGTACGCCGTCGATGGTCCGTACCGTCGGACGGCCCTCGGGAAGTGAGGCGACCTCCCCCACCTCGGCCCAGTCCGCGGGCAGTCTCAGCTTCTCCGGTGCGGCCACGTTCATTCCGGCGCCCTGCTCATAGGACAGGTGACCGCCGAGGTAGGCCCCACCGCCGGCCACGCTCAACCCGGCGTACGCAAGGAGGCGGCCCCGCCCCCACCGACCGGAGGAACGGGCGACGAGCGACCCGGCGTAGAGGCCGAGAGCGACGGCGTTGGCCGTCGCGTGGATCAGGCCGATCCGGCGCTGGTCCCGGGAGAGCGAGGACCAGTCGACCCAGCCGGCGGCGATGGCCGGAGCCGCGGCGGCGGTCCCGACGGCGATGAGCGTGGTCGCCGCCTTCCGCTGGCCGGGTAGTGCGTCCAACACCGCGGCGCTCATGAACGCGCCGACCGGTACTTGCACGAGGACGGGGTGCAGCGGGTGTCCCAGCCAGGTGCCGTGCAGCAGGTCGCGAAGCCGCTTGGGCCTGGCCACGGCCTGGACGGCGCTCTGGAGGCGGTCGCTGACCGCATCCAGGGCAGTGGTCTTCTCGAGCCGGGAGATCATCTGCCGCACCATGCCAAGGTGTTACCCCGCTCGGGGCGCGGTCATTCCTTCGCATGCACGCCGATCCATCCGGGTACGTAGGTGCTCCGAGATGGGAGGACACATGGCCCTCGCGACACCGGTGGACCGGCTCCGGCCGGGCGACCACGCCTGCCTGACGTTCTCCGACCCGGACGAGCGGCTCGACATCCTGGCCGCGTTCGTGGCCGCGGGCCGGGACCGGGGCGACCGCGTCATCTGCTTCACGTCCGCGGTGAGCGTCGACGACCTCCGCGCCGACCTGCTGCACCGCGGCCTCGACGCCGGTGCGGACGTCCGCGTGACGCCCAGCGACCGGCTCTGGGGCGACGCCGCCGCACCGGTCGCGACGACCATGGTCGAGCTGCTCACCCGCGAACTGCGGCAGGCTCTGGCCGACGGCCACCGGGGGCTCCGGATCACGGCGGACATGTGCTGGGCGGCACGCCCTCAGGCCAACGCGGAGCAGCTCCTCGTGTTCGAGTCCGAGGTGGGGCGGCTCTTCGAGGACGGCCGGTTCACGGCCATCTGCGAGTACGACCGCGAGAGCTTCGACCCGGTCACGCTGGGATACGCGTCGCGCGTCCATCCCCGTACGGTCGCGGCCACGGTCTATCACGAGGATCCGCTGCTGCGGATCTGCCGCCAGCATGTGCCGCCCGGCGTACGGGTGGCAGGCGAGCTCGACCACACCCGCGCGGGCGCCCTCAGCGACGCCCTGGCCGAGGCCGTACGGCTGGATCAGGACGTCCATCTCAACCTGAACCAGTTGCGCTTCCTCGACCCCGGCGCCGCCGCGGTCATCCTGCGGACGGCCGCGAATCTGCCCGGCCGGCGCCGGATGATCGTGGTCTGCACCGAACCGGTCGAGCGGACGCTGACGGTGGCGGGAGCGGCCGACATCCCGGCCCTTCGCATGCTGGTGCGCCACGCCGAGCACTGAGTCGTCGGTGGACCGGCGGACGGACCAGTCTCAGAGCTGCCGCATCGCGTCTCCGATCGCTCGATGGAACGTCGGGTAGGCCCAGATGGTGCCCTGCAGGGCGGCGATCGGCACCGCAGTCGTGACCGCCACCGACAACGCTCCGAGCACTTCGCCGCCGCTGGGCCCGGCGCTGGTGGCGCCGACGAGGAGCCCGCGGGAGCGGTCGGCGATCAGCTTGATGAAGCCCGCATTGCCCGGGCCGTGGATGAAGCCGCGCGACGACGACGGCAGGCTGGAGTAGCCGACGCGCACGTCGATGCCCGCCTCCCGTGCCTGCTTCTCGGTCAGCCCCACCGCCCCGATCTCCGGATCGGTGAAGGTCACCCGCGGTCTGGCGTGGTAGGCCGCCGGAGGGCCGCCCTGGCCGAGGATGTCTCGGACGGCGACGTCGGCCTCGTACATAGCCATGTGGGTGAAGGCACCGTTGCCGGTCACATCGCCGACAGCCCAGATCTTGTCGCCCGCGCGCATCCACTCGTCGGTGGTGAGGAAACGGGCCGACGGGTCGAGGCCCACGGTGTCCAGCCCGAGGCCGTCGAGGCGGGCGGCACGGCCGGTGGCGACGAGGAGGCGCTCCCCGGCCACCGTGGATCCATCGGAGAGGGTGAGCGAGAACAGATCGCCGGAGTGGTCGACGCGCTGGGCTCGTACACCGGTGCGGGTGGTGATGCCGTCCTCGGCGAGGGCGGCGGCCACCGTCTCGGAACTCTCCGGCTCCTCCATCGCGAGGACTCGGTCGCCGCCTTCGATGATCGTGATGTCCACCCCGAAACGGGCCATGGCCTGCGACAGCTCGAGGCCGATCGCGCCCCCGCCGAGGACCAGCATGGTGGCGGGCAGGGTCTGGGCCTCGACGGCCTCGCGGTTCGTCCAGAAGGGCGTGCCGGCCAGGCCGTCGATCGCAGGGATGACCGCCGCGGTGCCGGTCGCGACCACGATGCCCCTGCGGGCGAGGAACTCCTGCTCGCCGACCCTGACCCGACCGGGGCCGGTGATCGCGGCGCGGCCGCGGACGAACCGCCCGCCCTTGCCGGTGAAGCGATCGACGGCGACCTTGTCGTCCCAGGTGTCGGTGGCCTCCTCGCGGATCCGGCGGGCGACCGGCGCCCAGTCCGGCTGGACCTGCGAGGCGCCGGCGATGCCGGGGACCCGACGGGCCTCGGCGAGCGCGTTGCCGGCGCGGATCATCATCTTGGTGGGGATGCATCCCCAGTAGGGACACTCACCGCCCACCAGTGTGTGCTCGACGCCGATCACCGAGAGCCCGGCCCCGGCGAGCCGGCCGGCGGCTTCCTCGCCGCCGACGCCGAGACCGATGACGACGATGTCGACCTGCTCTGCTTCACCCATGGGGCCAGCTTTCCACCGATCGCGGGTACGGTGCGCGGCGTGTGTGAAGACCTGTGGACAACGGGGTGGGTCGCCCCCGGCTACGAGCCCGTACGGGAGGCGTTCGCCCAGCATGCGAGCGGTGGCTCGGCGTTGTGCGTGCTGCGCCACGGCACCGTGGTCGTGGACCTGCGGGAGGGGTGGCGCGATCCCGGCCGCACCCGGCCGTGGGATGCGCGGACGCTGGTCAACGCCTACTCGGTGGGCAAGCCCGTCATCGCCGCCGCGGTTCTCCTGCTGGCCGAGCGGGGGCTGCTCGATCTCGACGATCCGGTCGCGCGGCACTGGCCGGAGTTCCGGACCGACACTTCCGTACGACAACTGCTGACCCACACCTCCGGCCTGGTGACGTTTCCGGTGCCGCGCGGGCCGGCGGCATGGGCCGACTGGGACCTGCTCTGCGGCGACCTGGCGACCGCGAGCCCCGAGTGGCCCCCCGGCACCGTCGCGGCGGAGCACGCA is a genomic window containing:
- a CDS encoding Rieske (2Fe-2S) protein, with translation MVRQMISRLEKTTALDAVSDRLQSAVQAVARPKRLRDLLHGTWLGHPLHPVLVQVPVGAFMSAAVLDALPGQRKAATTLIAVGTAAAAPAIAAGWVDWSSLSRDQRRIGLIHATANAVALGLYAGSLVARSSGRWGRGRLLAYAGLSVAGGGAYLGGHLSYEQGAGMNVAAPEKLRLPADWAEVGEVASLPEGRPTVRTIDGVRVLLYRVGDDVTAMVEQCGHQGGPLGEGEIEGSGADACVVCPWHGSTFRLTDGVVQHGPAAGDQPTLRTRIRDGVLSIATP
- a CDS encoding MEDS domain-containing protein, with the protein product MALATPVDRLRPGDHACLTFSDPDERLDILAAFVAAGRDRGDRVICFTSAVSVDDLRADLLHRGLDAGADVRVTPSDRLWGDAAAPVATTMVELLTRELRQALADGHRGLRITADMCWAARPQANAEQLLVFESEVGRLFEDGRFTAICEYDRESFDPVTLGYASRVHPRTVAATVYHEDPLLRICRQHVPPGVRVAGELDHTRAGALSDALAEAVRLDQDVHLNLNQLRFLDPGAAAVILRTAANLPGRRRMIVVCTEPVERTLTVAGAADIPALRMLVRHAEH
- a CDS encoding dihydrolipoyl dehydrogenase family protein yields the protein MGEAEQVDIVVIGLGVGGEEAAGRLAGAGLSVIGVEHTLVGGECPYWGCIPTKMMIRAGNALAEARRVPGIAGASQVQPDWAPVARRIREEATDTWDDKVAVDRFTGKGGRFVRGRAAITGPGRVRVGEQEFLARRGIVVATGTAAVIPAIDGLAGTPFWTNREAVEAQTLPATMLVLGGGAIGLELSQAMARFGVDITIIEGGDRVLAMEEPESSETVAAALAEDGITTRTGVRAQRVDHSGDLFSLTLSDGSTVAGERLLVATGRAARLDGLGLDTVGLDPSARFLTTDEWMRAGDKIWAVGDVTGNGAFTHMAMYEADVAVRDILGQGGPPAAYHARPRVTFTDPEIGAVGLTEKQAREAGIDVRVGYSSLPSSSRGFIHGPGNAGFIKLIADRSRGLLVGATSAGPSGGEVLGALSVAVTTAVPIAALQGTIWAYPTFHRAIGDAMRQL